From Candidatus Eremiobacterota bacterium, a single genomic window includes:
- a CDS encoding SpoIIE family protein phosphatase encodes MTAFESRAVENIATAPASDGDRRWGAFSALALIALFALSIPFSRARLGEVPAFVPTVVGAGVVALVLTAVLIYAQYRIVRDGKLALLAIAYAYAALTQTLYVLTFPGLFTPTGLLGAGLQTASWFYIASQLGFGGFLIWEGLAARRNWQLSRDGARVLGIGTLVATFGFTLLVTAGHGWLVGGPRSNEFTGLWQSWVIPLSAAEMLVALYVVADGLKSITGVWLGIVLLARFVAIVTGGELSSGRYSFGWYAARIEELVAAVVVLAVFLVKFNDLMLRLAARSRSTAEALAVGEARYASLANVVPQLIWTTNAAGDVEYVNDRWVEYTLCDLARAREAGWRTALHPEHELQSRERWRHSLRTGEPFAAEYRLREGATSRYRWFLVNAVPARGAEGEIVAWIGTCTDVDAQKRLEEREAFLARAGERLGASLDVTATVAAMKGLLIPRLAERTWVALLDDEGRYVLTGLGSTDIGDELDTRRWIGAPLQPALHDAVSRIVGGGEPVVLDQPDRFPDPWVSELPAGAAMIVPLLSGEVTIGVLALVRTSGRAYDADDAGLVREFARRAALSLEHARLYERERTTADALQRAMLPAQLPILPDLQFSASYSAASESQRVGGDFYDAFELPDGRVALTIGDVTGHGLQAAVIMGEIRQALRAASFESADPAAILDRASRLLVASGRTLFVTAIVGVLDPVTGRFSYATAGHPPPLVYCGGKLSRLPSAGLPIGLRDEQGVDFALRLKAPCTLVFFTDGLMEFARDLLQGERRIEEAIKTLASQEIEHLAAALMKEVLGEDEPSDDIAILTVTIDRFAAELPGDEREWRFAAEDSWTSAQVRHEIGDIIAEWTGREDLRFASALAFGELVANAVRHAPGTVRVLASNAGTGDVTLMVEDSGSGFVPHELRPDPYAETGRGLSLVRAVADEVQIHPGPRGGTRVTVMFRAQPAPALVAT; translated from the coding sequence GTGACGGCGTTCGAGTCCCGCGCGGTCGAGAACATCGCGACCGCGCCGGCGAGCGACGGCGACCGCCGCTGGGGCGCGTTCAGCGCGCTGGCGCTGATCGCGCTCTTCGCGCTCTCGATCCCGTTCTCGCGCGCCCGGCTCGGCGAGGTGCCGGCGTTCGTCCCGACCGTCGTCGGCGCCGGCGTCGTCGCGCTCGTCCTGACCGCGGTCCTGATCTACGCGCAGTACCGGATCGTGCGCGACGGCAAGCTCGCGCTGCTCGCGATCGCGTACGCGTACGCGGCGCTGACGCAGACGCTGTACGTACTCACCTTCCCCGGCCTCTTCACCCCGACCGGGCTGCTCGGCGCGGGCTTGCAGACCGCGTCGTGGTTCTACATCGCCTCGCAGCTCGGCTTCGGCGGGTTTCTGATCTGGGAAGGACTCGCCGCGCGCCGCAACTGGCAGCTCTCTCGTGACGGCGCGCGGGTGCTCGGCATCGGCACGCTCGTTGCGACGTTCGGCTTCACGCTGCTGGTGACGGCCGGTCACGGCTGGCTCGTCGGCGGCCCGCGCAGCAACGAGTTCACCGGGCTGTGGCAGAGCTGGGTGATCCCGCTCTCGGCCGCGGAGATGCTGGTCGCGCTGTACGTCGTCGCCGACGGCCTCAAGAGCATCACCGGGGTGTGGCTCGGCATCGTGCTGCTCGCGCGGTTCGTCGCGATCGTCACCGGCGGCGAGCTCTCCTCGGGGCGCTATTCGTTCGGCTGGTACGCCGCGCGCATCGAAGAGCTCGTCGCGGCGGTCGTCGTGCTGGCGGTCTTCCTGGTGAAGTTCAACGACCTGATGCTGCGGCTCGCCGCGCGCAGCCGCTCGACCGCCGAAGCGCTCGCCGTCGGCGAAGCGCGCTACGCGTCGCTTGCGAACGTGGTGCCGCAACTGATCTGGACGACGAACGCCGCCGGCGACGTCGAGTACGTGAACGACCGCTGGGTCGAGTACACGCTGTGCGATCTCGCCCGCGCGCGCGAGGCCGGCTGGCGCACCGCGCTCCATCCCGAGCACGAGCTGCAGAGCCGCGAGCGCTGGCGGCACAGCTTGCGCACCGGGGAGCCGTTCGCCGCCGAGTACCGCTTGCGCGAAGGCGCGACCAGCCGCTATCGCTGGTTCCTGGTGAACGCGGTCCCCGCGCGCGGCGCCGAAGGCGAGATCGTCGCCTGGATCGGCACCTGCACCGACGTCGACGCGCAGAAACGGCTCGAAGAGCGCGAGGCGTTTCTGGCGCGCGCGGGCGAGCGGCTCGGCGCCTCGCTCGACGTCACCGCGACCGTCGCGGCGATGAAGGGGCTGCTGATCCCGCGGCTCGCCGAACGCACCTGGGTGGCGCTGCTCGACGACGAAGGGCGCTATGTGCTGACCGGTTTGGGCAGCACCGACATCGGCGACGAGCTCGACACGCGGCGCTGGATCGGCGCGCCGCTGCAGCCCGCTTTGCACGACGCGGTCAGCCGCATCGTCGGGGGCGGCGAGCCGGTCGTCCTCGATCAGCCCGACCGCTTCCCCGATCCGTGGGTGAGCGAGCTGCCCGCGGGCGCGGCGATGATCGTTCCGCTGCTGAGCGGCGAGGTGACGATCGGCGTGCTGGCGCTGGTGCGCACCAGCGGGCGCGCATACGACGCCGACGACGCCGGCTTGGTCCGCGAGTTCGCGCGCCGCGCCGCGCTCTCGCTCGAGCACGCGCGCTTGTACGAGCGCGAGCGCACGACCGCCGACGCGCTGCAGCGCGCGATGCTGCCGGCGCAGCTGCCGATTTTGCCCGACCTTCAGTTCTCCGCCTCGTACTCGGCGGCGTCCGAGTCGCAGCGCGTCGGCGGCGACTTCTACGACGCCTTCGAGCTGCCGGACGGCCGGGTCGCGCTGACGATCGGCGACGTGACGGGACACGGCCTGCAAGCCGCGGTGATCATGGGCGAGATCCGCCAGGCGCTGCGCGCGGCGTCGTTCGAGTCGGCCGATCCGGCGGCGATTCTCGACCGCGCGAGCCGGCTGCTCGTCGCCAGCGGCCGCACGCTGTTCGTGACCGCGATCGTCGGCGTGCTCGATCCGGTCACCGGCCGCTTCTCGTACGCGACCGCCGGCCATCCGCCGCCGCTCGTCTACTGCGGCGGTAAGCTGTCGCGTCTCCCGAGCGCGGGGCTGCCGATCGGCTTGCGCGACGAGCAGGGCGTGGATTTCGCGCTGCGCTTGAAAGCGCCGTGCACGCTGGTGTTTTTCACCGACGGCTTGATGGAGTTCGCGCGCGATCTGTTGCAAGGCGAGCGCCGCATCGAGGAAGCGATCAAGACGCTGGCGAGCCAGGAGATCGAACACCTCGCCGCCGCGCTGATGAAGGAAGTTCTGGGCGAGGACGAGCCCAGCGACGACATCGCGATCCTCACCGTGACCATCGACCGGTTCGCCGCGGAGCTGCCCGGCGACGAGCGCGAGTGGCGCTTCGCGGCCGAGGACAGCTGGACCAGTGCGCAGGTGCGCCACGAGATCGGCGACATCATTGCGGAGTGGACGGGGCGCGAGGATTTGCGCTTCGCGAGCGCGCTCGCGTTCGGCGAGCTCGTCGCGAACGCGGTGCGGCACGCGCCCGGCACCGTGCGCGTCCTCGCCTCGAACGCTGGCACCGGCGACGTGACGCTGATGGTCGAAGACAGCGGCTCGGGCTTCGTCCCGCATGAGCTGCGCCCCGATCCGTACGCCGAGACCGGCCGCGGG
- the msrA gene encoding peptide-methionine (S)-S-oxide reductase MsrA — MSTQTATFAAGCFWGVEADFRDIPGVLDAEAGYTGGTTENPSYRDVCSDRTGHAEAVRVTFDADKVSYDTLLDAFWSLHDPTQVNRQGPDVGTQYRSAVFYNDETQRLAAEASKARAQAKFPRPIATQIVPAQPFYRAEDYHQRYLEKQGLRHCRI; from the coding sequence GTGAGCACGCAAACCGCAACCTTCGCCGCCGGCTGCTTCTGGGGGGTCGAGGCGGACTTCCGCGACATCCCCGGCGTCCTCGACGCCGAGGCCGGCTACACCGGCGGAACGACCGAGAACCCGAGCTACCGCGACGTCTGCAGCGACCGGACCGGGCACGCCGAGGCCGTCCGCGTCACCTTCGATGCGGACAAGGTCTCCTACGATACGCTGCTCGATGCTTTTTGGTCGCTCCATGATCCCACTCAGGTGAACCGCCAAGGACCCGACGTCGGGACACAGTACCGCTCCGCCGTCTTTTACAACGACGAAACACAACGTCTTGCGGCGGAGGCGAGCAAGGCGCGGGCGCAGGCCAAGTTCCCTCGCCCCATCGCTACGCAGATCGTGCCCGCGCAACCTTTCTACCGCGCCGAGGACTACCACCAGCGCTATCTCGAGAAGCAGGGCCTCCGGCACTGCCGGATCTAG
- a CDS encoding NADH:flavin oxidoreductase/NADH oxidase, translated as MSALFSPLRLREVTLRNRVVVSPMCEYSSEDGFANDWHVVHLGSRAVGGAALVLTEAIAVTAEGRISPQDLGIWQDAHVEQLARIARFCEAQGARWGTQLAHAGRKASTKRPWEGSGAVAHGGWTPLAPGSAPFDSTYPVPRALDEDGIARILRAFAEGARRTLEAGGTVIEIHGAHGYLLHEFLSPLVNTRTDRWGGSFENRTRLVREVVRAVRSVWPERYPLFVRLSATDWVPGGWDVDQTVALARLLRDEGVDLIDCSSGGAVPVPPGTIPVGPLYQTPFAEQVRREAGIATAAVGMIAEPADAEAIVAGGRADLVVLARELLRDPYWPLFAARALGAEAPWPSQYLRAVGERATMRVPERV; from the coding sequence ATGTCCGCCCTGTTCTCACCGCTTCGGCTGCGCGAGGTGACCCTGCGCAATCGCGTCGTCGTCTCGCCGATGTGCGAGTACTCCTCGGAGGACGGTTTCGCGAACGACTGGCACGTCGTGCACCTCGGCAGCCGCGCCGTCGGCGGCGCGGCGCTCGTCCTGACCGAAGCGATCGCGGTGACGGCGGAGGGCCGCATCTCGCCGCAGGATCTCGGCATCTGGCAAGACGCGCACGTCGAGCAGCTGGCGCGGATCGCGCGCTTCTGCGAGGCGCAAGGCGCGCGCTGGGGGACGCAGCTCGCGCACGCCGGCCGCAAGGCGTCGACGAAGCGGCCGTGGGAAGGGAGCGGCGCGGTCGCGCACGGCGGCTGGACGCCGCTCGCACCCGGCAGCGCGCCGTTCGATTCGACCTATCCGGTGCCGCGCGCGCTCGACGAAGACGGGATCGCGCGGATCCTGCGCGCGTTCGCCGAGGGCGCGCGGCGCACGCTCGAGGCGGGCGGAACGGTGATCGAGATTCACGGCGCGCACGGCTACCTGCTGCACGAGTTTCTCTCGCCGCTCGTCAACACGCGCACCGACCGCTGGGGCGGTTCGTTCGAGAACCGCACGCGGCTCGTGCGCGAGGTCGTGCGCGCGGTGCGGAGCGTATGGCCGGAGCGCTATCCGCTCTTCGTGCGGCTCTCGGCGACCGATTGGGTTCCCGGCGGCTGGGACGTCGACCAGACGGTCGCGCTCGCGCGGCTGCTGCGCGACGAAGGGGTCGACCTGATCGACTGCAGCTCGGGCGGCGCGGTGCCGGTCCCGCCGGGGACGATCCCGGTCGGGCCGCTGTACCAAACGCCGTTCGCCGAGCAGGTTCGGCGGGAAGCCGGGATCGCGACGGCGGCGGTCGGGATGATCGCGGAGCCTGCTGATGCCGAGGCGATCGTCGCCGGTGGGCGGGCGGATCTGGTCGTGCTCGCGCGCGAGCTGCTGCGCGATCCCTACTGGCCGCTGTTCGCGGCGCGCGCGCTCGGGGCCGAGGCGCCCTGGCCCTCGCAGTACCTGCGCGCGGTCGGCGAGCGCGCGACGATGCGAGTTCCGGAGCGCGTCTAG
- a CDS encoding helix-turn-helix transcriptional regulator, producing the protein MMTTIGQRVHAARIAAGLSQGQLAERAGVAQAAISRIERGETREPGVLIMAGIARALALSIDELVAHNLRGRTAQQVLAERIAALEARVAVLEERIDGGARGGV; encoded by the coding sequence GTGATGACGACGATAGGACAACGGGTTCACGCGGCGCGGATCGCCGCGGGGCTCTCTCAAGGACAACTCGCAGAGCGCGCGGGCGTCGCTCAAGCCGCGATCTCGCGCATCGAGCGCGGCGAGACGCGCGAGCCCGGCGTGCTGATCATGGCCGGGATCGCGCGCGCGCTCGCGCTGAGCATCGACGAGCTGGTCGCGCACAACCTGCGCGGACGCACGGCGCAGCAGGTGCTGGCCGAACGCATCGCGGCGCTCGAAGCGCGGGTCGCCGTGCTAGAAGAACGCATCGACGGCGGCGCGCGCGGCGGTGTGTAG
- a CDS encoding TetR/AcrR family transcriptional regulator, translating to MKAGKKPDRRVARTRALVLGAFYELIVERNYDGFGAGDVIERAGVGRSTFYEHFQNKDDVFEQSVAQPLGALAEALFAVSPDAPRPIAEHMWEQRELGRVVFNGAARLVMERVLARLLAERLEARRRAASRASPHTLPSELVSAHLAGGQLALIAAWIGGDAPCDAATVARALHTAARAAVDAFF from the coding sequence TTGAAAGCAGGGAAGAAGCCGGACCGGCGGGTCGCGCGCACGCGAGCGCTCGTGCTCGGAGCGTTCTACGAGCTGATCGTCGAGCGCAACTACGACGGCTTCGGCGCGGGCGATGTGATCGAGCGCGCCGGCGTCGGGCGCTCGACCTTCTACGAGCACTTCCAGAACAAAGACGACGTGTTCGAACAGAGCGTCGCGCAGCCGCTCGGCGCGCTCGCCGAAGCGCTGTTCGCCGTGAGTCCCGACGCGCCGCGCCCGATCGCCGAGCACATGTGGGAGCAGCGCGAGCTCGGCCGCGTCGTCTTCAACGGCGCCGCGCGCTTGGTAATGGAGCGCGTGCTCGCGCGCCTGCTCGCCGAGCGCCTCGAAGCGCGGCGGCGCGCCGCATCCCGCGCTTCGCCGCACACGCTTCCGAGCGAGCTCGTCAGCGCGCACCTCGCCGGCGGGCAGCTCGCGCTCATCGCGGCCTGGATCGGTGGAGACGCGCCGTGCGACGCCGCGACGGTGGCGCGCGCACTACACACCGCCGCGCGCGCCGCCGTCGATGCGTTCTTCTAG
- a CDS encoding GGDEF domain-containing protein produces the protein MIRRAVVLVALAAALVPAPPAAAEELPVATVGAPIPVEAEPASLLRPATMRAVFRVPRADTALYIGTPSYVRDLSITLVGPGPRRATLVAAPDLPGRMLGLRLPDDAADADRIELQATTVSAATPPYLLPAERLATIGWSRWWLQALFGLFGALALLSALLGLVLRARAFAWCSALAAANAGLMLPWLGIVRPPPETSELLHAALQSLAYAALAALTLAFFRTVRLPRAVTRTLWALVALNAGVVAGGDVLQDLWPLPDALAQALAFALDGAFVGFGILALRRNAAGARWYLLATALAALGFLAANVPLLDASLAQATPQLGIALETLLLFVTLTVKLAQRNESAPVAAAAPLPPRAAVLGPPPPNADGLTGIPNRIALDDALARAWNHARRTAEPLAALLLDVDHFKKYNEEYGHLAGDDALRRVAAALAQTTARRHGDLAGRYGGEEFLVLLPDTPLPEAVQLARELQRSIEQLDIAHGSAPARRLTVSTGVAAFVPQHDGDGGELIRRAGNALYLAKTMGRNRVVADESPAPQPALT, from the coding sequence GTGATCCGCCGCGCAGTGGTTCTCGTTGCGCTTGCCGCAGCGCTGGTCCCGGCCCCGCCGGCTGCCGCCGAAGAGCTTCCGGTCGCCACCGTCGGCGCGCCGATCCCCGTCGAGGCCGAGCCGGCCTCCTTGCTTCGGCCGGCGACGATGCGCGCCGTGTTTCGCGTCCCGCGGGCCGACACCGCGCTCTACATCGGAACCCCCTCGTACGTGCGCGACCTCTCGATCACGCTGGTCGGTCCCGGCCCGCGGCGCGCGACGCTGGTGGCCGCGCCCGACCTCCCCGGCCGCATGCTCGGCCTGCGCCTGCCCGACGACGCTGCGGACGCCGACCGCATCGAGCTCCAAGCGACCACCGTCAGCGCGGCTACCCCGCCATATCTGCTGCCGGCCGAACGGCTCGCGACGATCGGCTGGAGCCGCTGGTGGCTGCAAGCGCTGTTCGGACTGTTCGGCGCGCTCGCGCTGCTGAGCGCGCTGCTCGGGCTCGTGCTGCGCGCGCGCGCGTTCGCATGGTGCTCCGCGCTCGCCGCCGCGAACGCCGGCCTGATGCTGCCGTGGCTCGGCATCGTGCGGCCGCCGCCGGAGACCAGCGAGCTGCTGCACGCGGCGCTGCAATCGCTCGCGTACGCCGCGCTCGCCGCGCTCACGCTCGCCTTCTTCCGCACCGTTCGCCTCCCGCGCGCGGTGACGCGGACGCTGTGGGCGCTCGTCGCGCTGAACGCCGGCGTCGTCGCCGGCGGCGACGTGCTGCAAGATCTCTGGCCGCTCCCCGACGCGCTCGCGCAAGCGCTCGCGTTCGCGCTCGACGGTGCGTTCGTCGGCTTCGGCATCCTCGCGCTGCGCCGCAACGCAGCGGGCGCGCGCTGGTATCTGCTCGCCACCGCGCTCGCCGCGCTCGGATTCCTGGCCGCGAACGTTCCGCTGCTCGACGCGTCGCTCGCACAAGCGACGCCGCAGCTCGGCATCGCGTTGGAAACGCTGCTCCTGTTCGTCACGCTCACCGTGAAGCTCGCGCAGCGCAACGAAAGCGCGCCCGTCGCTGCAGCGGCACCGCTTCCGCCGCGCGCGGCAGTCCTCGGCCCGCCGCCGCCGAACGCCGACGGCCTCACCGGGATCCCGAACCGCATCGCGCTCGACGATGCGCTCGCGCGCGCATGGAACCACGCGCGCCGCACCGCCGAACCGCTCGCCGCGCTGTTGCTCGACGTCGACCACTTCAAGAAGTACAACGAGGAGTACGGCCACCTCGCCGGCGACGACGCGCTGCGCCGCGTCGCCGCCGCGCTCGCGCAGACGACCGCGCGCCGCCACGGCGACCTCGCCGGCCGCTACGGCGGCGAAGAGTTTCTCGTCCTCCTCCCCGACACGCCGCTGCCCGAAGCGGTGCAGCTCGCGCGCGAGCTGCAGCGCTCGATCGAGCAGCTCGACATCGCGCACGGCAGCGCACCGGCGCGCCGGCTCACGGTCAGCACCGGCGTCGCCGCGTTCGTCCCGCAGCACGACGGCGACGGCGGCGAATTGATCCGGCGCGCCGGCAACGCGCTGTACCTGGCGAAGACGATGGGCCGCAACCGCGTCGTCGCCGACGAATCGCCGGCGCCGCAGCCTGCGTTGACGTAG
- a CDS encoding diguanylate cyclase: protein MLTAPAARRIAQLLRAPQPLADALADAAAEMRGLLGARGVALVVRREGRSHRGQSGTIADHVTEIPLADADVEGTLMVSGAAQVSEELALIVTLALSARFLAESAQTDGLTGVANRRTFDLRFEEEWLRAKREGTSLAVAILDIDYFKVYNDRHGHLAGDDALRRVAHAASANLQRAGDRFARYGGEEFAAILPATTLAGGIAAAERIRNAVTALAIPHPVGKAGRLTVSIGVAAAEPARGGSAHELLAAADRELYRAKAEGRDRVAADGYALEHARDEGLPQPFSALIGRDEDLATVRRAIDAHRVVTIAGDAGVGKTRLALAVAHEAAPRFARVRFVDAVGAVTREELLARLAAALGVPDADPALGTIAGALTEPALLVLDGCERIAGACREVVDALAETPLRWLITSRTALDARDERVVHLSPLDERAAGTLFADRAHALAALDERETRAFAAVAVFRGSFTAGDAAAVIADEAVDARRADALLRAFAARSLLDAASHGGITRWRMIDPVREALAAIPRFERHAPRAHAAHLRWCRARLDAIAARTGTGTNHAALVESETVIDEVRAALDRALQDESLVRDGAELCYVAVRQWFAVRHPHEGRLRCEAFIGRSERLAPVHRARLHAAAARLAFVEGDLVATETHARAADALLGEDDAIERSTVLNFLGIVAKFRGDYGEAERLFRLGCELNARIGNKRGEAIAIGALGTVVFDFRLDHDEAVRRFREAAATFRAIHDDLNALVMLGNTAESLAARGDVAEAARIVTAAVEESRAFGNRATSAQLLCVSALVADLQDDRAGAARAMREVVALLAAGSPGAVMLMAFDFAARIVAHSGGDDVLAATLVGAAERHAAAQATPLLPIQRFWRDPIVAQLRERLGARYDDAAARARATSEAELLAALDDYLQTLERTGASG, encoded by the coding sequence GTGCTCACCGCCCCCGCCGCCCGCCGCATCGCGCAGCTGCTGCGCGCTCCGCAGCCGCTCGCCGACGCGCTGGCCGACGCGGCCGCCGAAATGCGCGGGCTGCTCGGCGCGCGCGGCGTCGCGCTGGTGGTGCGCCGCGAGGGCCGCTCGCACCGCGGGCAATCGGGAACGATCGCCGATCACGTCACCGAGATCCCGCTCGCGGACGCCGACGTCGAGGGGACGCTGATGGTCTCCGGCGCCGCGCAGGTATCCGAGGAGCTCGCGCTGATCGTCACGCTGGCGCTCTCCGCGCGCTTTCTCGCCGAGTCGGCGCAGACCGACGGCCTCACCGGCGTCGCGAACCGGCGCACGTTCGACCTGCGCTTCGAGGAAGAATGGCTGCGCGCGAAGCGCGAAGGAACCTCGCTCGCGGTCGCGATCCTCGACATCGACTACTTCAAAGTCTACAACGACCGCCACGGCCACCTCGCCGGCGACGACGCGCTGCGCCGCGTCGCGCACGCCGCCTCGGCGAACCTGCAGCGCGCCGGCGACCGCTTCGCGCGCTACGGCGGCGAAGAGTTCGCCGCGATCCTGCCCGCCACGACGCTCGCCGGCGGGATCGCCGCCGCCGAGCGCATCCGCAACGCCGTCACCGCGCTGGCGATCCCGCATCCGGTCGGCAAAGCCGGCCGGCTCACCGTCAGCATCGGCGTCGCCGCCGCGGAACCGGCGCGCGGCGGCAGCGCGCACGAATTGCTCGCGGCCGCCGACCGCGAGCTGTACCGCGCGAAAGCGGAAGGCCGCGACCGCGTCGCCGCCGACGGCTACGCGCTCGAGCACGCGCGCGACGAAGGCCTCCCGCAACCGTTCTCCGCGCTGATCGGCCGCGACGAAGATCTCGCCACGGTGCGCCGCGCGATCGACGCGCATCGCGTGGTGACGATCGCGGGCGACGCCGGTGTCGGCAAGACGCGCCTCGCGCTGGCCGTCGCGCACGAAGCCGCGCCGCGCTTCGCGCGCGTCCGCTTCGTCGACGCGGTCGGCGCGGTCACGCGCGAGGAGCTGCTCGCGCGCCTCGCCGCCGCGCTCGGCGTTCCCGATGCGGACCCGGCGCTCGGCACGATCGCCGGCGCGCTGACCGAACCGGCGCTGCTCGTCCTCGACGGCTGCGAACGCATCGCCGGCGCCTGCCGCGAGGTCGTCGATGCGCTCGCCGAAACGCCGCTGCGCTGGCTGATCACCAGCCGCACGGCGCTGGACGCGCGCGACGAGCGCGTCGTGCATCTCAGCCCGCTCGACGAGCGCGCGGCCGGTACGCTCTTCGCCGACCGCGCGCACGCGCTGGCCGCGCTCGACGAGCGGGAGACGCGCGCGTTCGCCGCCGTCGCGGTCTTCCGCGGCAGCTTCACCGCCGGCGACGCCGCCGCGGTGATCGCGGACGAAGCGGTCGACGCGCGCCGGGCCGACGCGCTGCTGCGCGCCTTCGCCGCGCGCTCGCTGCTCGACGCGGCCTCGCACGGCGGCATCACGCGCTGGCGCATGATCGACCCCGTCCGCGAGGCGCTGGCTGCGATCCCGCGCTTCGAACGGCACGCGCCGCGCGCGCACGCCGCGCACCTGCGCTGGTGCCGCGCGCGCCTCGACGCGATCGCCGCGCGAACCGGCACCGGAACGAATCACGCCGCGCTGGTCGAGTCCGAGACGGTGATCGACGAGGTGCGCGCCGCGCTCGACCGCGCGCTGCAGGACGAGAGCCTCGTGCGCGACGGCGCGGAGCTGTGCTACGTCGCGGTGCGCCAGTGGTTCGCCGTCCGCCACCCGCACGAAGGCCGCCTGCGCTGCGAAGCGTTCATCGGCCGCAGCGAACGGCTCGCGCCGGTGCACCGCGCGCGCCTGCACGCCGCCGCCGCGCGCCTGGCCTTCGTCGAAGGCGACCTCGTGGCGACGGAGACGCACGCGCGCGCCGCCGACGCGCTGCTCGGCGAGGACGACGCGATCGAACGCTCGACGGTGCTGAACTTCCTGGGCATCGTCGCGAAGTTCCGCGGCGACTACGGCGAAGCCGAGCGCCTCTTCCGCCTCGGCTGCGAGCTCAACGCGCGGATCGGCAACAAGCGCGGCGAGGCGATCGCGATCGGCGCGCTCGGCACGGTCGTGTTCGACTTCCGCCTCGACCACGACGAAGCGGTGCGCCGCTTCCGAGAAGCAGCCGCGACGTTTCGCGCGATCCACGACGACTTGAACGCGCTGGTGATGCTCGGCAATACGGCGGAGTCGCTCGCCGCGCGCGGCGACGTCGCCGAAGCCGCGCGCATCGTCACCGCCGCGGTCGAGGAGAGCCGCGCGTTCGGCAACCGGGCCACGTCGGCGCAGCTCTTGTGCGTGAGCGCGCTGGTGGCCGATTTGCAGGATGATCGCGCCGGCGCGGCGCGCGCGATGCGCGAAGTCGTCGCGCTGCTCGCGGCCGGCTCACCGGGCGCGGTCATGCTGATGGCGTTCGACTTCGCGGCCCGCATCGTCGCGCACAGCGGCGGCGACGACGTGCTCGCCGCGACGCTGGTCGGCGCGGCGGAACGCCACGCCGCCGCGCAAGCGACGCCGCTGCTCCCGATCCAGCGCTTCTGGCGCGACCCGATCGTCGCACAGCTTCGCGAACGCCTCGGCGCCCGCTACGACGACGCCGCGGCGCGCGCGCGCGCGACGAGTGAAGCCGAGCTGCTCGCCGCGCTC